The following coding sequences are from one Neurospora crassa OR74A linkage group I, whole genome shotgun sequence window:
- the nfh-1 gene encoding DNA damage checkpoint protein rad24, variant: MVTFMKENVVGTRRASWRIISSIEQKEESKGSDKHVAIIKEYRQKIETELETVCKDVLEVLDEALIPHAATGESKVFYHKMKGDYHRYLAEFASGEKRKNAATAAHEAYKNATDVAQTELTPTHPIRLGLALNFSVFYYEILNSPDRACHLAKQAFDDAIAELDSLSEESYRDSTLIMQLLRDNLTLWTSSDNGEPEAAAEAPKAEEKAEEKAEAAEEKAPEEQ; this comes from the exons ATGGTCACCTTCATGAAGGAG AACGTCGTCGGCACCCGCCGCGCCAGCTGGCgcatcatctcctccattgagcagaaggaggagtccAAGGGCTCCGACAAGCAcgtcgccatcatcaaggagTACAGGCAAAAGATTGAGACTGAGCTTGAGACCGTCTGCAAGGATGTCCTCGAGGTCCTCGACGAGGCCCTCATTCCCCACGCCGCCACTGGCGAGTCCAAGGTCTTCTACCACAAGAT GAAGGGTGACTACCACCGTTATCTTGCCGAGTTTGCTTCCGGCGAGAAGCGCAAGAACGCTGCGACTGCGGCTCACGAGGCTTACAAG AACGCCACCGATGTTGCTCAGACTGAGCTCACTCCCACCCACCCTATCCGCCTGGGTCTCGCCCTCAACTTCTCCGTTTTCTACTACGAGATTCTTAACTCCCCTGACCGCGCCTGCCACCTCGCTAAGCAGGCTTTCGATGATGCCATTGCCGAGCTCGACTCGCTGTCCGAGGAGTCTTACCGCGACAGCACCCTTATCATGCAGCTCCTCAGGGATAACCTCACTCTCTGGACCTCGTCCGACAATGGCGAGCCTGAGGCCGCCGCTGAGGCCcccaaggccgaggagaaggct